CGCACGCTCCAAGACCCAGGACGAAGACAGCCTGAAGCTGGAGCCCGTCCGGGGCACCGTCCTCATCGTCGAGGACGATCCGGCCCACCGCGAGCTGCTGGTGGAGTTGCTCACGCAGTGGGGTTACGCACCGCTCCCCGTGGGCAGCGCCGAGGAGGCCGAGTTCGCCGTGCGCAACAAGCGCATGGACGCGGCCATCGTGGACGTCTTCCTGCCCGGACGCAGCGGCACCAACCTCATGGCCCGCTTGCGCGAGAAGTTCCCCCAGGCCGTCCTCATCGGCGTGAGCGCCATGAGCGATGCGTCCATGGCCCGCAAGTGCAAGGGGCTGGGCGCGGATCTGTTCATCGGCAAGCCGCTGGCCCCGGAGAAGCTCGCCCAGGCGCTCCAGTCCCGGCACACCAGCTGGCACTGAGCGGACACCCCTCTGGACCCCGGTCCAGGGGGGTACGATTCGGTTGCGCGAAGCGGGGGAAGGGCGGACACTTCCCTCCGTGCAGACTCTCGCTCCTGGCCTCCTGGTGGCCACGCCACAACTGACGGATTCCAACTTCCGCCGCTCGGTCATCCTCATGCTCGAGCACAGTGAAGGCGGATCCATGGGCATCATCATCAACCGTGGGGCTTCGCTGACGCTGGGGGAGCTGGCCAAGAACCAGTCCCTCGCCATCGCCCCCGAGCGGGTGAACCAGCCTGTCTTCATGGGTGGCCCCGTGGAGAACCACCGCGGCTTCGTCCTCCACAACAACGAGCACGTGGAGGAGAAGCACGAGGTGGTACCCGGCCTCTTCCTGAGCCTCACCCTGGACACGCTCGGACCCCTGCTGAAGGACCCCTCGGCCCACCTGCGCTTCTGCCTGGGCTATGCCGGTTGGGGTGCCCAGCAACTGGAGAGCGAGCTGTCCTCCGGCTCCTGGCTCTATGCCGAGGCGTCCGCCCGGCCCGTGCTAGAGGGGGACCCTGGCATGCTGTGGGAGCACACGCTCAAGAGCATGGGCGTGGATCCCGCGATGCTCCTGAAGGGGAAGGGACTGAACTGATGCTTGATCCAAATGCCATCCGCGAGCGGATTGTCGGCGCGCTACCCGGCTCGGAAGTGGACGTGCGCGACACCACGGGGACCGGAGACCACTTCGAGGCCCGGGTGGTGAGCCCCGCCTTCGCGGGCAAGTCCATGGTGGAGCAGCACCAGCTGGTGTATGCGCCGCTGCAGGACTGGCTGAAGACCGGCGAGCTGCACGCGCTGGCCCTGAAGACCTACTCGCCCGAACAGTGGAAGAAGTTCGGCAATCGCTGACGAGGTAACCGAATGATGACCCCCGAGTTGAAGGCCCGTTTCGACGAGGCCATCCGCAACAACAAGATCGTCCTCTTCATGAAGGGCAACGCGATGTTCCCGCAGTGCGGCTTCTCCGCGCGCGCGTTGCAGATCCTCCAGCAGCACGGGCAGGTGCACACGGTGGACGTGCTGGCCGACCCCGAGGTGCGCCAGGGCATCAAGGAGTACAGCAACTGGCCCACGATTCCCCAGGTGTTCATCAACGGGAAGTTCGTGGGTGGCTCGGACATCCTCATGGAGCTGGAAGAGCGCGGCGAGCTGGCGGAGATGATCTCCGGCAAGGGCGCGTAGACTTCTGTCCGTGGCAACCGCGACACCCCGCACCGCTGAAGAGACGGCTCCCCTGGAGCCGGCCGAGACCCCGGCGCCCGTAGGCCCGCTGGGGCTCGTCTCCGAGGCACCCGCCGCCCTCCCTCCCGAGAACGCCGCCGGGACGGGGAGGGCGTCGACGTTGAAGGCGCGGGTGCGGGACTTCCGGGCCCGCCATGCGAAGTGGGAGCTGGCGCTCTTCTTCTTCGCGAGCTTCGCCTACGACATCGCCACGCTGCGGCGCATCGACAACTGGTTCGTGCTCACCAAGCAGGGCCTGTTCCTCGGGGTGCTGGGCCTGCTGCTGCTGGTGGAGCTGCGCTGGAGCTGGGACACGGAGCCGCCGCGGTGGCTCGCCCGGGTGTGGCGCTTCCGCGAGGACGCGCTGCACTTCTTCCTCGGCGGACTGCTCAGCCCCTACACCCTCTTCTATTTCAAGAGCGCCTCCGGACTGACGGCGTTCCTGTTCCTCACGGGCGTCTTCGGGCTGCTGGTGGCCAACGAGCTGCCGCGCTTCCGGGCACGAGGGCCCGTGGTGCGCATGGGGCTCTTCAGCTTCTGCCTCACCTCGTACTTCGCGTACCTGCTGCCGGTGGTGCTCGGCTACTACAGCGGGACGCTGTTCATGGCCTCCGTGGGCGTGTCCTGCGCGGCGACGCTGCTCATCACCCTGTTGGTGGGCGTGTGGAGCGGGGACAGGCGGCGCACGCTGCGGCACGTGGCGTTGCCAGGGCTCGGCATCCAGGCGCTGCTGGTCGCGCTGTACCTGCTGAGGGCCATTCCCCCGGTGCCCCTGTCCATGCTCGCGAGCGGCATCTACCACGGCGTGGAGGTGGTGAAGGGTCCCAAGGGCAAGGACTACCGGCTGCTCCACGAGCGCGCCGAGTGGCGGCTGTGGGAGCACGGGGACCAGGACTTCCGCGCGCGCTCCGGCGACCGCGTCTACTTCTTCGCCAGTGTCTTCGCCCCCACGAGCTTCAAGCCCCAGCGCGCGGGAGACCGGGGCACCCGGCTCGTCATCCGCTGGTACCACGACGATCCGGACAAGGGCTGGACGCAGTACCACGCCTACGACGACCTGTACCTGGAGCAGGGCGGGCGCGAGCGCGGCTTCCGGACGTTCGCGTACGTGACGAATCCCCGGCCCGGTGACTGGCGCGTCTCCATGGAGACCGAGGATGGGCGGGAGATCGGCCGTCTGTCCTTCACGGTGACTCCCGACGACGCCACGGCGCCGCGCGAGTTCAAGGTGGACGCGGGGTGAGGATGCGCTCCTTCCTCCTGGTGCTCACGGTGCTCGGGGGCCTTCCCGGCCTCGCGCGCGCCCAGGCCGTGACGCCGTACCACCCCCGGATCGCCGGCCTGCCCATGACCTGCATGTCCGCCCAGGGCGTGCCGGTGGCCTTCGTGCCGAACACCTCGCTCGCCGACGTCGGGCTGTGGTTCTCCGGGTGGCCCGGTGTTCCGGCGCATGTCGAGTACAACCCCGGCCTGCTGTCGCGATTGCCGCCGAAGGTGCAACTCTTCTGGTTCGGCCATGCGTGCGCGCACGCGGTGCCCGTGGACACCGCTGGCGAGGAGGGGGCGGACTGCGCGTCCATCCAACTTCTCAAGCGACAGGGGCTCGTGTCGCGCGCGCAGGTGGGCGAGCTCCAGTCCTACTTCTCGAGTGCGCCGGCGGTGGTGCCCTGGGGTCATCGCCCAGGGCCCGACCGCGCCCGGCTGCTGCTCGCGTGCTACGACCGCGCGTCCTCACCGCGCCCGGGGACGAGCCGGATTCCGGAGTGAATCGCTGGCGCTTCCGTGGGACGGGTCAGCCGGCCCCATGGAGCGTGAAGGCGGCCCAGTGCGCGGGCGCCGCGAGTGCTTCTCCCAGCTCGCCACGGATGCAGGCGCGGAGTACGGAGGTGAGCGCGTCGGCCGGACGCTGGCCCGCCAGCAGATGCTGGTAGAACCGGGCCTGGAAGGCCGGGGTGTGCGCATCCCAGATGGGCCACAGGGTGGCGACAACGGCCCCCGCGCCCGCCAGGAGCATCGCTGGCACGAGCCCATCGCGGATCTCCGTCCCGCTCCCCGTCTGACGCCCACTCTCGCAGGCCGCGAGGTTGATCAGCGCGCCCGGCCGCAGCTTCAGCTCCTCCATGATGCGCCAGTCCGTGAGCGTGCCGCTGTCCCTCCCGGACTCGGGGCTCAGGACCAGGTGGGGCCGGTCGTTGCCCTCCTGCCACCACCGGGCATGGCAGGAGAAGTGGAGGACGTCATGGGCGCTGGCCTTCGCGAGCACCGCGGGAACCGTGGCGTCCTTCTCCAACAGCGAATGCGTCTCACGGCTCGCCTTCTGGAAGAGCCGCTCGAGCTGCAGGACCTCCCTCCTCGCGTGGGGGAGCGGCTCGTAGCACGCATGCTCGTGCACCCCGACGAGCAGCGCCGACCGGACGGCGGACCGGGGGCGATCGAAACACGCCTCGAAGAGTCCAGCTCCCTGCACGTAGGAGATGACCACCCGCTCGGCGAGCAGTTTCCCCGCGACGGGAACGGCCGCGAATGGAACCCCCAGGAACTCCCTCGAGGGCGAGATGACGAGGTGATCCTCGGGGGTCAGGAGCTCCAGCCGCTCCTGAAGGGGAGCCTGGACGAGCTCGGCCACACGCGCCAACACCCCACGCAGGGCTTCCGGGTCCCGCGAGAGCGCGAGCTCGGCGGGGTTCTCCAGGGCCTTCATGTCGTCGGGCAGCTCCGGCCAGGCGACCAGCGCCACCTCGCACCCGTCCTTCCAGAGCGCATGGCACCAGATGCCCAGGTGCCCGGTACTGAGCCCCAGGTATGTGGCCCGGGGGCTCAGCTCCCCGAGCCTGCGCCGCATCCCCTCGGCGGTCGAGAGCTGGATGTTCGCCGTCTCGCTCCATCGCAGGTACTTCTCTCCGCGAATGGCGAGCGCCTGCCGCACCTCGCCGAGCTCCCGCTCGAGCTGCTGGAGCCGTGCGAGGATCCGCGTCGTTTCCGGGGCCGTCTCGGCGTAACGGAAGGAGTAGAGCCGCAGCCGCTCCCGGGTCTCGGAGAGTGCCTCCAGACGGGTGAGCAGGGACTGCTGGCCTCGTGCTCCTTCCTCGGGGGGACCGGCCGCCACATCCATGGCGGTTCGTGCGGCCTTGAGGCTCTCCGCGATCATGATGGCCCGGCTGGCGTCGGCGCCCGCCAGGACGGCGAGGAACGAGAGCTCCACCAGCGCGGGGGCCCACTCCAGTAGCTCCGAGCCCTCGTGTCCGAGGCTGACGAGGTGCCGGAGCATGAACTTCGCGGCCTCCTCGAAATGATCGAGCGCACGGGGGCCTTCCTTCCTGTGGATGGCCATGCGTCCGAGGAGGAACCGGGCCTCGGCGGCCGCATCGAAATCGCTGGCACGCGTCGCGACCTCCAGCCAGTCCGAGGTCACGGCCTCCGCGCGCTCGCGGAGCTTGAAGTACACCATCACGTTCTTCAGGCGCCCGGTCTGGGCCGTGGCGTAGACCCAGTCCTGCACGTCCCGGCTGTGCGTCAGTGCCTGCGTCAACAGCCGCCCCACGGCGATCTGGCGCCGCGCGTCCTCGTCCACGGGCTCCCGCGGCTCGCCCTGCCACGCAGGGAGCCGCTCCGCGTAGTCGAGGACCCAATCCAGCCCGGAGGAGCGCCCGTTCCGGGCGGTGGCGGAGAAATACGCCTGCCCTTCCTGCAGCACCGAGGCGCAGTTGGCGAGCGCCCCGCTCAGGATCTTGCGGGTATAGGCAATCAACTCCCGTCCGAGCGGAGGGGTGTGTTGAAGGGCCTCGGCATGGAGCTGCTCGAGCATGGGGATGCACCGCGAGAAGGCCGCGAGTGACTCGTCGGGCTTGCCCAGACGCCGCAGGTGCAGCGCTTCGATCGCCTCGAACCGCCAGTAGTCGAACCGATGCGGCCAGGACCCATCCCGTTGCAGCGCCAGGGCCTCCTGGGATCTGCGCCGGTGCTCGGCGGCTTCCTCGTAACGCCCCTGCCGGATCAGGAGGTCGCTGCGGCATCCCTCGACCATGGAGACGACGAGCGCACGCTGGGGCTCTCCCTCCTCGGGAGCGCGCTTCAACCAGTCCTCCGCACGCACCAGCGCCGCCTCCGCCTGGGCGGGCCGCTGGGCCTCGAGGAGCGCCGAGGCGGTCTGGACGGAGAACCGGGCGCACTCCAGCGGCTCGAGCCCCTGCTGCTCGGCGAGCTGCTCGGTGAGGACCGCGAACGCGACGGCGCGCAGGGGACGTCCGTCCTCATCGAGCGGAACGGAAGAGAGGAGCACGGGCCACTTCCGTCCCTCGCGCCCGGCCAGCTCCCGCGCATACACCTGTGCCTCCTCCAGCGTCATCTGTCCGGACTCGAGGCCGAGGGCGAGCTGGGCCCAGGCGCCCTCCATCAAGGCAGGCAGCTGTCGTTCTTCTGGCGTGTCCCGCAGCCTGGTGCGCAGCTCGTCCTGGCCGTAGGCGATGGCGACCATCTGCATCCCGGGTTCCTCCTCCGGGGGGGCGTCCCTGGCTTCGAGCTCGTGGAGGAGCTGCCGGGAGCGGGCCTCCAGCACGCGAAGCATCGAGAAGTCGCGCTCCCTGGAGCTGCTCGGCAGGTACACCGAGAGCTGGGCGTCCACACGGACGATGCAGGCCAGCGTCGCGAGGATGTCGCCGGGCCACGGACGCTCCAGGATCCAGATTCCCGCGGGAAGGCCCATCTCGAACCGGCACCGGGGGCACACCCTGCCGTTGATCCGCCCCTGCTCGAGCGGCTCCTTCAGCTCGGGGGCCCGGGTGAGATCGATTCGCAGGGCCCGGACCTCGGCGCGCCGGGCTCCGCAGCCCATGCACTCGACGAGGACGATTCCCCATTGGCTGCCGGGGGTCGGTGCGTAGGAGGGGAGGCCGGCCGGAGCCCCGGTCAGCGCGGCCACATCCGCCTCGATCCTCGCGCCATCGGTGGAGGGATCCAGGGGCGCGTCGATCCTGCCCGGTGGCAGGTGCGTCCCCAGCAGCTCCATCAACCGCTGGAAATAGGGAGGCGCATGAGGAGGGGGAACCGAAGCCCGGCGCCCACCTCCGTTCTCCAGGAGAGACCTGGCCCGGAGTTGATGGGCGCCCTTGTCCAGCAGCAGGAAGAACGTCTCGAGGCGGTGGCGCACCTGGGGGGGCAGCTCACCCGCCAGGGTCCGGCTGACTTCTTCGTGGAAGACCGGCGCGCGCAGCACGGGAAGCTCGCCGATCAACGCCTCGAGTCTCTTGGGGTTTGGCGCCTGGAGGAGGGCGTGGAAGCCGTCCTCCAGGTCCTTGGGCTCGAAGCCCCCTTTGCGCAGTGCCATGCGCCTCCTCTAATGCCGAGGGAGGGGCACCGCCACACAGGTGTTCAGTGACCGGGCTGGAGCCCCCTCTACCGCTTCTCGCTCCAGATCTGCTTCATCCAGTCCTCGATGTCCCTCGGCTCGCGGGGGATGTCCTCGGAGAGGACGCGGCAGCCCGTCTTCGTCACGAGCACATCGTCCTCGATGCGCACGCCGATGCCCCGGTACTTCGCCGGCACCGTCAGATCGTCCTTCTGGAAGTACAGGCCCGGCTCCACCGTCAGCACCATGCCCGCCTTCAGCTTGCCGTATTTGTAGGCCTCCTGCCGCGCCTGCGCGCAGTCGTGCACGTCCAGGCCCAGCATGTGGCTGACGTTGTGCAGCGAGTAGCGCTTGTAGAACTGGTGCTCCTCCTTCAGCGCCTCCTCCGGCGTCGTCTTGAGGATGCCCAGCGCATGGAGGCCCTCGGCCAGCACCCGCATGGCCGCCCGGTTGGGCTCCATGAAGTCGTTGCCCGGCTTCACCGCCGCGATGGCCTGGTTCTGCGCCTCCAGCACCAGCTCGTAGATTTCCCGCTGCTCCTTGGAGAACTTGCCCGAGATGGGCAGCGTGCGCGTGATGTCCGCCGTGTAGAGGCTGTTGCCCTCCACGCCCGCGTCCAGCAGCAGCAGCTCGCCCTTCTTGAGGTCGCCGTCGTTGCGCGTCCAGTGCAGCACGCACGCGTGGTGGCCGGCCGCGGCGATGGTGCCGTAGCCCACGTCGTTGCCCTCCACCCGCGCGCGCAGGTTGAAGACACCCTCCACCTCGCGCTCGCTCCGGGCCTCCTTCAGCCGGCGGATGACGTCCTCGAAGCCCCGGTGCGTGGAGTCGATGGCCGTCTCCAGCTCGCGCACCTCCACCTTGTCCTTGATGAGCCGCATCTCGGACAGCGCCGTGGCCAGCTGCTTGTCCCGCTCGGCGTGCTCCGGCACCGGGCCGTCCACCTTGTCCGAGAGGCCGCGCAGCACGCGCGTGGGGGTGACGGCCGCGCCCCGCAGGCCCTCCAGGAAGCCGTGCAGCTCGGGCAGGCCCCGGGCCTCGTGCACGCCGAAGCGCGCCTGGCTC
The sequence above is drawn from the Archangium gephyra genome and encodes:
- a CDS encoding CHAT domain-containing protein, whose amino-acid sequence is MALRKGGFEPKDLEDGFHALLQAPNPKRLEALIGELPVLRAPVFHEEVSRTLAGELPPQVRHRLETFFLLLDKGAHQLRARSLLENGGGRRASVPPPHAPPYFQRLMELLGTHLPPGRIDAPLDPSTDGARIEADVAALTGAPAGLPSYAPTPGSQWGIVLVECMGCGARRAEVRALRIDLTRAPELKEPLEQGRINGRVCPRCRFEMGLPAGIWILERPWPGDILATLACIVRVDAQLSVYLPSSSRERDFSMLRVLEARSRQLLHELEARDAPPEEEPGMQMVAIAYGQDELRTRLRDTPEERQLPALMEGAWAQLALGLESGQMTLEEAQVYARELAGREGRKWPVLLSSVPLDEDGRPLRAVAFAVLTEQLAEQQGLEPLECARFSVQTASALLEAQRPAQAEAALVRAEDWLKRAPEEGEPQRALVVSMVEGCRSDLLIRQGRYEEAAEHRRRSQEALALQRDGSWPHRFDYWRFEAIEALHLRRLGKPDESLAAFSRCIPMLEQLHAEALQHTPPLGRELIAYTRKILSGALANCASVLQEGQAYFSATARNGRSSGLDWVLDYAERLPAWQGEPREPVDEDARRQIAVGRLLTQALTHSRDVQDWVYATAQTGRLKNVMVYFKLRERAEAVTSDWLEVATRASDFDAAAEARFLLGRMAIHRKEGPRALDHFEEAAKFMLRHLVSLGHEGSELLEWAPALVELSFLAVLAGADASRAIMIAESLKAARTAMDVAAGPPEEGARGQQSLLTRLEALSETRERLRLYSFRYAETAPETTRILARLQQLERELGEVRQALAIRGEKYLRWSETANIQLSTAEGMRRRLGELSPRATYLGLSTGHLGIWCHALWKDGCEVALVAWPELPDDMKALENPAELALSRDPEALRGVLARVAELVQAPLQERLELLTPEDHLVISPSREFLGVPFAAVPVAGKLLAERVVISYVQGAGLFEACFDRPRSAVRSALLVGVHEHACYEPLPHARREVLQLERLFQKASRETHSLLEKDATVPAVLAKASAHDVLHFSCHARWWQEGNDRPHLVLSPESGRDSGTLTDWRIMEELKLRPGALINLAACESGRQTGSGTEIRDGLVPAMLLAGAGAVVATLWPIWDAHTPAFQARFYQHLLAGQRPADALTSVLRACIRGELGEALAAPAHWAAFTLHGAG
- a CDS encoding YqgE/AlgH family protein, with protein sequence MQTLAPGLLVATPQLTDSNFRRSVILMLEHSEGGSMGIIINRGASLTLGELAKNQSLAIAPERVNQPVFMGGPVENHRGFVLHNNEHVEEKHEVVPGLFLSLTLDTLGPLLKDPSAHLRFCLGYAGWGAQQLESELSSGSWLYAEASARPVLEGDPGMLWEHTLKSMGVDPAMLLKGKGLN
- the grxD gene encoding Grx4 family monothiol glutaredoxin, whose amino-acid sequence is MTPELKARFDEAIRNNKIVLFMKGNAMFPQCGFSARALQILQQHGQVHTVDVLADPEVRQGIKEYSNWPTIPQVFINGKFVGGSDILMELEERGELAEMISGKGA
- a CDS encoding response regulator → MSIVNEELPIATGHARSKTQDEDSLKLEPVRGTVLIVEDDPAHRELLVELLTQWGYAPLPVGSAEEAEFAVRNKRMDAAIVDVFLPGRSGTNLMARLREKFPQAVLIGVSAMSDASMARKCKGLGADLFIGKPLAPEKLAQALQSRHTSWH
- a CDS encoding BolA family protein, which gives rise to MLDPNAIRERIVGALPGSEVDVRDTTGTGDHFEARVVSPAFAGKSMVEQHQLVYAPLQDWLKTGELHALALKTYSPEQWKKFGNR
- a CDS encoding aminopeptidase P family protein; translation: MAKKTPSRAQAVAVTAQEQVTEQQPLVTPESEPKGKPAGHDSVAPRALLDFMMQGWKPQAGKPVPKMKNAEVFEARRRELSKLFPGETLIIPTGHEKVRSNDIYYRFRPGTDFYYLTGNMEPDCVLVLQPKEGGGHTDILFVEPNPGRSDSTFFTDRIKGELWVGPRLGVKESQARFGVHEARGLPELHGFLEGLRGAAVTPTRVLRGLSDKVDGPVPEHAERDKQLATALSEMRLIKDKVEVRELETAIDSTHRGFEDVIRRLKEARSEREVEGVFNLRARVEGNDVGYGTIAAAGHHACVLHWTRNDGDLKKGELLLLDAGVEGNSLYTADITRTLPISGKFSKEQREIYELVLEAQNQAIAAVKPGNDFMEPNRAAMRVLAEGLHALGILKTTPEEALKEEHQFYKRYSLHNVSHMLGLDVHDCAQARQEAYKYGKLKAGMVLTVEPGLYFQKDDLTVPAKYRGIGVRIEDDVLVTKTGCRVLSEDIPREPRDIEDWMKQIWSEKR
- a CDS encoding DUF2914 domain-containing protein, with amino-acid sequence MATATPRTAEETAPLEPAETPAPVGPLGLVSEAPAALPPENAAGTGRASTLKARVRDFRARHAKWELALFFFASFAYDIATLRRIDNWFVLTKQGLFLGVLGLLLLVELRWSWDTEPPRWLARVWRFREDALHFFLGGLLSPYTLFYFKSASGLTAFLFLTGVFGLLVANELPRFRARGPVVRMGLFSFCLTSYFAYLLPVVLGYYSGTLFMASVGVSCAATLLITLLVGVWSGDRRRTLRHVALPGLGIQALLVALYLLRAIPPVPLSMLASGIYHGVEVVKGPKGKDYRLLHERAEWRLWEHGDQDFRARSGDRVYFFASVFAPTSFKPQRAGDRGTRLVIRWYHDDPDKGWTQYHAYDDLYLEQGGRERGFRTFAYVTNPRPGDWRVSMETEDGREIGRLSFTVTPDDATAPREFKVDAG